A single Calidifontibacter indicus DNA region contains:
- a CDS encoding flavin-containing monooxygenase, whose protein sequence is MNTAQQWLSAFEQALGGDDTAAVTDLFDQECYWRDLVSLTWNLHTAEGAEQIQDMLEGTPKGLRPRNIRATEAADADGVIEAWFEFDNDAFTGKGLVRLREGKAWTLLTTAQELADFPENKGTRRPLGAEHGNPHQDKNWLDRQKERQARLGYEDQPYVVVVGGGQGGIGLGARLKQLGVPTLIIDKHPRPGDQWRGRYHSLCLHDPVWYDHLPYLPFPANWPVFTPKDKIGDWLESYTKIMELDYWSNTECVSADYDEDAQQWTVNVMRDGQPVTLKPTQLVLATGMSGVPNMPSIPGMETFKGEIQHSSQHPGGDAYAGKKAVVVGSNNSAHDICADLWRAGADVTMLQRSTTHIVRSQSLMTEVLGPLYSEEALANGIDHDKADLIFASIPYKVLPGVQKQAFDVIRENDKEFYDRLEKAGFMLDFGDDDSGLFLKYLRRGSGYYIDIGASDLVAKGEIKLVAPAVIDHIDETGVVLDDGRHLDADLIVLATGYGSMNGWAAKLISQEVADKVGKCWGLGSDSTKDPGPWRGELRNMWKPTKQDNLWFHGGNLHQSRHYSRYLSIQLKARMEGLDTPVYAIPETVHLS, encoded by the coding sequence ATGAACACCGCCCAGCAGTGGCTGAGTGCGTTCGAGCAAGCCCTCGGGGGCGACGACACCGCAGCTGTGACCGACCTCTTCGACCAGGAGTGCTACTGGCGCGACCTGGTCTCCCTCACCTGGAACCTGCACACCGCAGAGGGTGCCGAGCAGATCCAAGACATGCTCGAAGGAACCCCGAAGGGCCTGCGCCCCAGGAACATTCGAGCCACCGAGGCCGCCGACGCCGACGGCGTGATCGAGGCGTGGTTCGAGTTCGACAACGACGCCTTCACCGGCAAGGGGCTGGTGCGGCTGCGCGAGGGCAAGGCGTGGACCTTGCTCACCACGGCGCAGGAACTCGCCGACTTCCCCGAGAACAAGGGCACCCGACGCCCGCTCGGCGCGGAGCACGGCAACCCGCACCAGGACAAGAACTGGCTCGACCGGCAGAAGGAGCGTCAGGCCCGGCTCGGGTACGAGGACCAGCCGTACGTGGTCGTCGTCGGCGGCGGGCAGGGAGGCATCGGGCTCGGCGCCCGGTTGAAGCAGCTCGGGGTGCCGACGCTCATCATCGACAAGCACCCTCGTCCGGGTGACCAGTGGCGTGGCCGCTACCACTCGCTGTGCCTGCACGACCCGGTCTGGTACGACCACCTGCCGTATCTGCCGTTCCCGGCGAACTGGCCGGTGTTCACGCCGAAGGACAAGATCGGCGACTGGCTGGAGAGCTACACCAAGATCATGGAGCTCGACTACTGGAGCAACACCGAGTGCGTGTCGGCCGACTACGACGAGGACGCCCAGCAGTGGACCGTCAACGTCATGCGCGACGGGCAACCGGTGACGCTCAAGCCGACACAGTTGGTGCTCGCGACCGGCATGTCGGGTGTGCCGAACATGCCGAGCATCCCCGGCATGGAGACCTTCAAGGGCGAGATCCAGCACTCGTCCCAGCACCCGGGCGGTGACGCGTACGCCGGCAAGAAGGCGGTCGTAGTCGGGTCGAACAACTCCGCCCACGACATCTGCGCCGACCTGTGGCGGGCCGGCGCCGACGTGACCATGCTGCAGCGGTCGACCACCCACATCGTGCGCTCGCAGTCGCTGATGACCGAGGTGCTCGGCCCGCTGTACTCCGAGGAGGCGCTGGCCAACGGCATCGACCACGACAAGGCCGACCTGATCTTCGCGTCGATCCCGTACAAGGTGCTGCCGGGCGTGCAGAAGCAGGCCTTCGACGTGATCCGAGAGAACGACAAGGAGTTCTACGACAGGCTCGAGAAGGCCGGGTTCATGCTCGACTTCGGCGACGACGACTCGGGTCTGTTCCTGAAGTACCTGCGCCGCGGCTCCGGCTACTACATCGACATCGGCGCCTCCGACCTCGTCGCCAAGGGCGAGATCAAGCTCGTCGCGCCGGCGGTCATCGACCACATCGACGAGACCGGGGTGGTGCTCGACGACGGACGCCACCTGGACGCCGACCTCATCGTGCTCGCCACCGGCTACGGCTCGATGAACGGTTGGGCCGCCAAGCTCATCAGCCAGGAGGTCGCCGACAAGGTGGGCAAGTGTTGGGGCCTCGGCTCCGACAGCACCAAGGACCCCGGGCCGTGGCGAGGCGAACTGCGCAACATGTGGAAGCCCACCAAGCAGGACAACCTGTGGTTCCACGGCGGCAACCTGCACCAGTCGCGGCACTACTCGCGCTACCTGTCGATACAGCTCAAAGCGCGGATGGAGGGGCTCGACACCCCCGTCTACGCCATCCCCGAAACCGTCCACCTGTCCTGA
- a CDS encoding VOC family protein: MNNTALSSLTLTNTFVFVDDPDKALTFYRDVLGLTVNTDVSNDGFRWLTLTTPNQPELEITLQQPDGMPYSDEDKRAIAEMTAKGLLSALIFKVDDVDAVFEHVRASGAEVLQEPADQFYGVRDCAFRDPAGNMVRINQTLQQG; the protein is encoded by the coding sequence ATGAACAACACAGCACTCTCCTCCCTGACCCTGACCAACACGTTCGTCTTCGTCGACGACCCCGACAAGGCCCTCACCTTCTACCGCGACGTGCTCGGCCTCACCGTCAACACCGACGTCAGCAACGACGGCTTCCGGTGGCTGACCCTCACCACCCCCAACCAGCCCGAGCTGGAGATCACGCTCCAGCAGCCCGATGGCATGCCCTACTCCGACGAGGACAAGAGGGCCATCGCCGAGATGACCGCGAAGGGGCTGCTCAGTGCGCTGATCTTCAAGGTCGACGACGTCGACGCAGTATTCGAACATGTGCGGGCCAGCGGCGCCGAGGTGCTGCAGGAGCCGGCCGACCAGTTCTACGGCGTGCGCGACTGCGCGTTCCGTGACCCGGCCGGGAACATGGTGCGGATCAACCAGACCTTGCAGCAGGGCTGA
- a CDS encoding helix-turn-helix transcriptional regulator: protein MEREDIVRLRRARDRMDRDYAQPLDVPALAADSLMSVGHFQRSFKKAYGETPYSYLMTRRVERAQALLRIGELSVTDVCMAVGCTSLGSFSAKFTELVGQTPSDYRAASHDGLVGVPGCIAKQMTRPRR, encoded by the coding sequence GTGGAGCGCGAGGACATCGTCCGGCTGCGGCGGGCGCGCGATCGGATGGATCGCGACTACGCCCAGCCCCTCGACGTGCCCGCGCTCGCGGCCGATTCGCTGATGTCGGTCGGCCACTTCCAGCGCTCGTTCAAGAAGGCGTACGGCGAAACGCCCTACTCCTACCTCATGACCCGGAGGGTCGAGCGCGCCCAGGCGCTGCTGCGCATCGGTGAGTTGAGCGTCACCGACGTCTGCATGGCGGTGGGGTGTACCTCGCTCGGGTCGTTCAGCGCGAAGTTCACCGAGCTGGTGGGGCAGACCCCGAGCGACTACCGGGCGGCCTCACACGACGGGCTGGTCGGGGTGCCCGGGTGCATCGCGAAGCAGATGACCCGCCCGCGGCGCTGA
- a CDS encoding LytR C-terminal domain-containing protein, which translates to MKYAQSTGRSYAGRRRRRRSMIVLIVVAVAVALGSVYAAAYFTGALPGSSPPDKPASCTPTTTTYASEQFVLNVYNASSGQGKAKETARALKANHFNVGVISNDPYKMKLTSVGQIRFGPKGEQNAKQYVQKLVPDAQLMADGRDDDSVDVVLGDAFPEIPSPSATPSTTPPGC; encoded by the coding sequence ATGAAATACGCACAGTCCACCGGCCGTTCGTACGCCGGCCGCAGGAGGCGGCGGCGTTCGATGATCGTGCTCATCGTCGTCGCCGTCGCCGTCGCGCTCGGCAGCGTCTACGCGGCCGCTTACTTCACCGGTGCGCTACCCGGGTCGAGTCCGCCGGACAAGCCCGCCAGTTGCACACCCACCACGACGACGTACGCGAGTGAGCAGTTCGTGCTCAACGTCTACAACGCGTCCAGCGGGCAGGGGAAGGCGAAGGAGACCGCGCGCGCGTTGAAGGCCAACCACTTCAACGTCGGCGTCATCAGCAACGACCCGTACAAGATGAAGCTGACCTCGGTCGGTCAGATCCGGTTCGGGCCGAAGGGCGAGCAGAACGCCAAGCAGTACGTGCAGAAGCTCGTGCCCGACGCGCAGTTGATGGCTGACGGACGCGACGACGACTCGGTCGACGTCGTGCTCGGTGACGCCTTCCCCGAGATCCCCTCCCCCAGCGCGACGCCGTCGACCACACCGCCCGGCTGCTGA
- a CDS encoding MerR family transcriptional regulator: protein MRISQLSEATGMPIATLKFYLRERVLHPGEARAKTQAEYDESHVERVKLVRVLTEVGGLSIAATRGVVEAMSDPTLDRLGLMAAAHKSLTPPVAAPRDEHPLARELLDDLGWIYDPNDRLIDLLERQLEVANDAGIAAHPADHNLARLAYKVAQTDLSIVPEDPQEAVRAVVLGTVLSDKLLITLRRLAQIDVAVRSHRADADPAPEAPIST from the coding sequence TTGCGGATTTCGCAGCTGTCCGAAGCAACCGGCATGCCCATCGCAACGCTGAAGTTCTACCTGCGCGAACGCGTCCTTCACCCTGGCGAGGCCCGCGCGAAGACCCAGGCCGAGTACGACGAGTCGCACGTCGAACGGGTCAAACTGGTGCGGGTGCTGACCGAGGTCGGCGGGCTCTCGATCGCGGCCACCCGCGGCGTCGTCGAGGCGATGAGCGACCCGACGCTCGACCGGCTCGGGCTCATGGCTGCCGCCCACAAGTCGCTGACGCCGCCGGTCGCAGCACCACGCGACGAACACCCGCTGGCCCGAGAACTGCTCGACGACCTGGGCTGGATCTACGACCCGAACGACCGGCTCATCGACCTGCTCGAACGCCAACTCGAGGTCGCCAACGATGCCGGCATCGCCGCGCACCCCGCCGACCACAACCTCGCCCGCCTCGCCTACAAGGTCGCCCAGACCGACCTGTCGATCGTGCCCGAAGACCCGCAGGAAGCCGTCCGGGCCGTCGTTCTCGGCACCGTCCTCAGCGACAAGCTGCTCATCACGCTGCGCCGACTTGCCCAGATCGACGTCGCCGTCCGCTCCCACCGTGCGGACGCCGACCCCGCCCCCGAGGCGCCGATTTCTACCTGA
- a CDS encoding alpha-hydroxy-acid oxidizing protein, producing the protein MSDFPFGRAVQSRIYSAGVFGRTPAVPTHAATLERDGLKAMSPAARDYVQTGAGSGTTMDNNRAALDARRIVPRMMRDVSRRDQSISLLGNDFASPLFTSPIGVAEMAHADADLAVARGARAAGVPMIISSQASVPMEQIAAELGDHPRWFQLYWSNEPTIVESFVRRAEAIGAGAIVVTLDTTVLGWRTLDLDRAYLPFARGLGIAQYTSDPAFRALVEERVASGVTAEVDGRPTPEAVRSLLAITRRYPGGFRDNLRSPYPRAAVATFLDVFSRTDLRWDDLGILRAMTDLPILVKGVQSADDARLAMDAGVDGIIVSNHGGRQVDGAIGSLDALAAIAPAVNAQIPLLFDSGIRCGADVYKALALGASAVGIGRPWVYGLALAGADGVREVLENFRAELDLMMATSGVASIAEIDSSMLA; encoded by the coding sequence TTGTCCGACTTCCCGTTCGGTCGCGCGGTCCAGTCGCGCATCTACTCCGCCGGGGTGTTCGGGCGCACGCCCGCGGTGCCCACCCATGCCGCGACCCTGGAACGGGACGGGTTGAAGGCGATGAGCCCCGCCGCACGCGACTACGTGCAGACCGGCGCCGGGTCGGGCACCACCATGGACAACAACCGTGCGGCGCTCGACGCGCGCCGGATCGTGCCCCGCATGATGCGCGACGTGAGTCGTCGCGACCAGTCGATCTCGTTGCTGGGCAACGATTTCGCGTCGCCGTTGTTCACCTCCCCGATCGGGGTGGCGGAGATGGCGCACGCGGACGCCGACCTAGCCGTCGCGCGCGGTGCGCGGGCGGCGGGGGTGCCGATGATCATCTCCTCGCAGGCGTCCGTGCCGATGGAGCAGATCGCCGCCGAGCTCGGTGATCACCCGCGGTGGTTCCAGCTCTACTGGAGCAACGAGCCGACGATCGTCGAGTCGTTCGTGCGGCGTGCCGAGGCGATCGGGGCCGGCGCGATCGTCGTCACCCTCGACACCACCGTCCTGGGGTGGCGCACGCTCGACCTCGACCGCGCCTACCTGCCGTTCGCCCGTGGCCTCGGCATCGCGCAGTACACCTCCGACCCGGCGTTCCGCGCGCTCGTGGAGGAGCGGGTGGCGTCGGGCGTCACCGCCGAGGTCGACGGACGGCCGACCCCGGAGGCGGTGCGTTCGCTGCTGGCGATCACCCGGCGTTACCCCGGCGGGTTCCGCGACAACCTGCGCTCGCCCTACCCGCGGGCGGCCGTCGCCACCTTTCTCGACGTCTTCTCCCGCACCGACCTGCGCTGGGACGACCTCGGCATCCTGCGGGCGATGACCGACCTGCCGATCCTGGTGAAGGGTGTGCAGTCGGCCGACGACGCGCGCCTGGCGATGGACGCCGGTGTCGACGGCATCATCGTGTCGAACCACGGCGGCCGACAGGTCGACGGAGCGATCGGTTCGCTCGATGCGCTGGCCGCGATCGCACCAGCCGTCAACGCACAGATACCGCTGCTTTTCGACAGCGGGATTCGATGCGGCGCAGACGTTTACAAGGCGCTGGCGCTCGGTGCGTCAGCGGTGGGCATCGGCCGTCCGTGGGTCTACGGCCTGGCCCTCGCCGGCGCCGACGGTGTGCGCGAAGTGCTGGAGAACTTCCGCGCCGAGCTCGACCTCATGATGGCCACCTCGGGAGTCGCGTCGATCGCCGAGATCGACTCCTCGATGCTGGCCTGA
- a CDS encoding MFS transporter, which translates to MTLTPDRRIGLLLLGVAGGTNIPTPLLLIYRDRLDMSSTALTALFGVYALGLAPALALAGPSADRWGRKTVAIPAAIVSVLASLLYVAAQDSELMLFVVRFVQGAGAGATFSVGSAWLVETATGAGRASGPRVAAVTMTGGFAIGPAVAGLIGEWGPWPLRLPYLLHAGALVLAILVAWPVAESLRPDHGAPTAKPKQNAFKPGRFRTAALVIAPLAVCVYGFPASAVGGIPVLLGFPVAPVALTGLLAGAALGSGALAAPLQARLGTRTAPVAAGCGVVGFGLTAIAAAVPAVLLLAVPGAMLLGAGGGLALAAGLARLPGVASEGRLGTVAAAFYTVAYVGFGLPLVLASLATSMPVAIPLAVLAALCALLTVQQYRARL; encoded by the coding sequence GTGACCCTGACCCCCGACCGGCGGATCGGCCTCCTGCTGCTCGGCGTGGCCGGCGGCACGAATATCCCCACACCGTTGCTCCTGATCTATCGCGATCGGCTCGACATGTCGTCGACCGCGTTGACCGCGCTGTTCGGTGTGTACGCCCTCGGGTTGGCACCCGCGCTTGCGCTCGCCGGGCCGTCCGCCGACCGCTGGGGCCGCAAGACCGTCGCGATCCCGGCCGCGATCGTGTCGGTGCTGGCGTCGCTGCTGTACGTCGCCGCCCAGGACAGCGAGCTGATGCTCTTCGTCGTGCGGTTCGTCCAGGGCGCGGGAGCCGGCGCGACCTTCAGCGTCGGCAGCGCGTGGTTGGTCGAGACCGCGACCGGAGCCGGCCGCGCGTCGGGCCCGCGGGTCGCCGCCGTGACGATGACCGGCGGTTTCGCGATCGGCCCGGCGGTGGCGGGGCTGATCGGCGAGTGGGGGCCGTGGCCGTTGCGGCTGCCCTACCTGTTGCACGCCGGCGCGCTGGTCCTCGCGATCCTCGTCGCGTGGCCGGTGGCCGAGAGCCTGCGGCCCGACCACGGCGCACCTACCGCGAAGCCCAAGCAGAACGCGTTCAAGCCCGGACGTTTCCGCACCGCTGCCCTCGTGATCGCGCCACTCGCGGTGTGCGTCTACGGATTCCCCGCCAGCGCGGTCGGAGGGATCCCGGTGCTGCTCGGCTTCCCGGTCGCTCCGGTCGCACTCACCGGCCTGCTCGCCGGTGCGGCCCTCGGCAGCGGCGCGCTCGCCGCCCCGTTGCAGGCCCGGCTCGGCACCCGCACGGCACCCGTCGCGGCCGGTTGCGGCGTGGTCGGGTTCGGGCTGACCGCGATCGCGGCCGCCGTGCCCGCGGTGCTGCTGTTGGCGGTGCCCGGCGCGATGCTCCTCGGCGCCGGTGGCGGCCTGGCCCTCGCCGCCGGCTTGGCCCGCCTGCCCGGGGTTGCCTCCGAGGGGCGGCTCGGCACCGTCGCGGCCGCGTTCTACACGGTGGCGTACGTCGGGTTCGGGCTGCCGCTGGTGCTCGCCTCGCTCGCGACGTCGATGCCGGTGGCGATTCCGTTGGCGGTGCTGGCGGCCCTGTGTGCGCTGCTGACCGTGCAGCAGTATCGGGCGCGGCTGTGA
- a CDS encoding helicase HerA-like domain-containing protein, producing the protein MTESAASQLDQIKTGYGFEGAALELGVAMHGGEPQPGVPVRLPLAMMNRHGLVAGATGTGKTKTLQVMAEQLANQGVPVFVADIKGDISGLATAGESNDKLLKRTQALGQEWTPTAFPTEFLSLGGRGKGVPIRATMTSFGPTLLSKVLGLNDTQESSLGLIFHYADKRGLTLLDLKDLQAVIQFLTSDEGKADLKSLGGLSSATAGVILRSLITFSDQGADAFFGEPEFDTNDLLRVGADGKGVITCLELPQVQDRPELFSTFLMWLLADLFHDLPEVGDADKPKLVFFFDEAHLLFKDASKAFLSAIEQTVKLIRSKGVGIFFVTQTPKDVPDSVLAQLGNRVQHALRAFTPDDQKALTQTVRTFPNSGYDLEKLLTSLGIGEAVVTVLSESGAPTPVAWTRMLAPTSLMAPSADATIDQIVAASPLAAKYGEAIDRESAYEMLNKRMEAAPAPEASDPAAPAPAAPPAQKPAKAPKEEPGMVEQVVQSGAFRSMMRSAGTVLGREITRSIFGTARRRR; encoded by the coding sequence GTGACCGAATCTGCCGCTTCCCAGCTCGATCAGATCAAGACCGGCTACGGCTTCGAGGGCGCAGCCCTCGAGCTCGGCGTTGCGATGCACGGCGGTGAGCCTCAGCCGGGCGTCCCCGTCCGGCTGCCGCTGGCGATGATGAACCGCCACGGCCTGGTCGCCGGCGCCACCGGCACCGGTAAGACCAAGACGCTGCAGGTGATGGCCGAGCAGTTGGCCAATCAGGGCGTCCCGGTGTTCGTCGCCGACATCAAGGGCGACATCTCCGGCCTCGCCACCGCCGGTGAGTCCAACGACAAGCTGCTGAAGCGCACCCAGGCGCTGGGGCAGGAGTGGACGCCGACCGCCTTCCCGACCGAGTTCCTGTCCCTCGGCGGACGCGGCAAGGGTGTGCCGATCCGGGCCACGATGACATCGTTCGGGCCCACCCTGTTGTCGAAGGTGTTGGGGCTCAACGACACCCAGGAGTCGAGCCTCGGGCTGATCTTCCACTACGCCGACAAGCGCGGGCTCACCCTGCTCGACCTCAAGGATCTCCAGGCCGTCATCCAGTTCCTCACCTCCGACGAGGGCAAGGCCGACCTGAAGTCGCTCGGTGGGCTGTCGTCGGCGACGGCCGGAGTGATCCTGCGGTCGCTGATCACCTTCTCCGACCAGGGCGCCGACGCGTTCTTCGGTGAGCCCGAGTTCGACACCAACGACCTGTTGCGGGTCGGCGCCGACGGCAAGGGCGTCATCACCTGCCTCGAGCTCCCGCAGGTGCAAGACCGTCCCGAGCTGTTCTCCACCTTCCTGATGTGGTTGCTCGCCGACCTCTTCCACGACCTGCCCGAGGTCGGCGACGCCGACAAGCCGAAGTTGGTGTTCTTCTTCGACGAGGCCCACCTGCTGTTCAAGGACGCCTCGAAGGCGTTCTTGTCGGCGATCGAGCAGACCGTCAAGCTGATCCGCTCCAAGGGTGTCGGCATCTTCTTCGTCACCCAGACCCCGAAGGACGTCCCCGACTCGGTGCTCGCCCAGCTGGGCAACCGGGTGCAGCACGCGCTGCGCGCCTTCACCCCCGACGACCAGAAGGCGCTCACCCAGACCGTCCGCACCTTTCCCAACAGCGGCTACGACCTGGAGAAGCTGCTCACCTCGCTCGGAATCGGTGAAGCGGTCGTCACGGTGCTGAGCGAGAGCGGTGCGCCGACGCCGGTCGCCTGGACCCGCATGTTGGCGCCCACCTCGCTGATGGCGCCGTCGGCCGATGCCACGATCGACCAGATCGTCGCGGCCTCGCCGCTGGCCGCGAAGTACGGCGAGGCCATCGACCGCGAATCGGCCTACGAGATGCTCAACAAGCGGATGGAAGCCGCCCCGGCACCCGAGGCGTCCGACCCGGCTGCCCCGGCACCGGCCGCCCCGCCCGCGCAGAAGCCGGCGAAGGCGCCCAAGGAGGAGCCGGGCATGGTCGAGCAGGTCGTGCAGTCGGGTGCCTTCCGGTCGATGATGCGTTCGGCCGGCACGGTGCTCGGCCGCGAGATCACGCGCAGCATCTTCGGCACGGCCCGTCGGCGCCGCTGA
- a CDS encoding LytR C-terminal domain-containing protein, producing the protein MLWARTVNRHGARTALLVAGVLLSVTACSSDEPATKTTKSPVCPSSLPAPSFKVSLAQTFLNIYNASSTDGLASRAASELTWRGAHVLSTGNDPNPDDRPEPKAAEIRYGKNGKQVALNLATQVQNAVLYQDDRTNPTVDLILGDGFKFVPVPPPAADRVTLNVYNTTFKSGLSGTVAAALKQRGFKIAQTGNDPGGGFFPDDTAIIRYGEHGEPAARRVQLSVKGARLVKDGRKDETIDLLLGSKFEDVVPAAQATPTIEPTATRPPGC; encoded by the coding sequence ATGCTGTGGGCACGCACTGTCAACCGCCACGGCGCACGCACCGCGCTGCTCGTCGCGGGTGTGTTGCTGTCCGTCACCGCTTGCAGCAGCGACGAACCGGCGACGAAGACCACCAAGTCGCCCGTCTGCCCGAGTTCGCTTCCGGCCCCCAGTTTCAAGGTCTCCCTGGCGCAGACCTTCCTCAACATCTACAACGCCAGCTCCACCGACGGGCTCGCCTCGCGGGCCGCGTCCGAACTCACCTGGCGCGGCGCGCACGTGCTGAGCACCGGCAACGACCCGAACCCGGACGACCGGCCGGAGCCGAAGGCGGCCGAGATCAGGTACGGCAAGAACGGCAAGCAGGTCGCGCTCAATCTCGCCACCCAGGTGCAGAACGCCGTGCTCTACCAGGACGACCGCACCAACCCGACGGTCGACCTCATCCTCGGCGACGGGTTCAAGTTCGTGCCGGTGCCGCCCCCGGCGGCCGACCGGGTCACCTTGAACGTCTACAACACGACGTTCAAGTCGGGGCTGTCGGGCACGGTGGCGGCCGCGTTGAAGCAGCGCGGCTTCAAGATCGCGCAGACCGGCAACGACCCCGGCGGCGGGTTCTTCCCCGACGACACCGCGATCATCCGGTACGGCGAGCACGGCGAACCGGCCGCCCGCCGAGTGCAGTTGTCGGTCAAGGGTGCCCGTCTGGTGAAGGACGGCCGCAAGGACGAGACGATCGACCTGTTGCTCGGCAGCAAGTTCGAGGATGTGGTGCCGGCGGCGCAGGCCACCCCCACGATCGAGCCGACGGCAACCCGCCCGCCGGGCTGCTGA
- a CDS encoding type II toxin-antitoxin system VapB family antitoxin, with translation MIFKAVGEGRPYPDHGLHSFKDWSAIAPRPVRLDQLITTKRMLDLGHLLSEDSTFYGDLFAHVVDWQGTLYLEDGLHRALRAALQQRSAVHARVHVM, from the coding sequence GTGATCTTCAAGGCCGTGGGCGAGGGGCGCCCCTACCCTGATCACGGGTTGCATTCGTTCAAGGACTGGAGCGCGATCGCGCCGCGGCCCGTTCGCCTCGACCAGCTGATCACCACCAAGCGGATGCTCGACCTGGGCCACCTGTTGTCCGAGGACTCCACCTTCTACGGCGATCTGTTCGCGCACGTCGTCGACTGGCAGGGCACCCTCTACCTCGAGGACGGTCTCCACCGCGCCCTGCGCGCCGCTTTGCAGCAGCGTTCGGCCGTGCATGCCCGCGTCCACGTGATGTGA